One Oceanispirochaeta sp. DNA window includes the following coding sequences:
- the dhaL gene encoding dihydroxyacetone kinase subunit DhaL yields MGNTFNNADGYIILQNLISCIKANVEYLSEVDGKIADGDHGINMDKGFTITAKRLEGKKLNLTDGMNLLGDVLISEIGGSMGPIYGSYFIELGDGCKGLEQITRETFLEMYKTALEVVLSLGTAKLGDKTMLDAMIPAINAFESSLKADKSFADCLTDMTAAAKTGMESTKDMVAKIGRSARLGERSRGVLDAGAVSCSLIIEDMAKSIQSLMQ; encoded by the coding sequence ATGGGGAATACTTTTAATAATGCCGATGGATACATCATTCTGCAGAACCTTATAAGCTGTATTAAAGCTAATGTTGAATATTTAAGCGAAGTCGATGGGAAAATAGCCGATGGTGACCATGGTATCAACATGGATAAGGGCTTTACCATCACGGCAAAAAGACTGGAAGGCAAAAAGCTTAATCTCACCGATGGAATGAACCTTCTGGGGGATGTTCTGATATCCGAAATCGGTGGTTCAATGGGACCAATCTACGGCAGCTACTTCATCGAATTGGGGGACGGCTGCAAAGGTCTTGAGCAAATCACCAGGGAAACATTTCTTGAAATGTATAAAACGGCTCTGGAAGTCGTTTTATCATTGGGAACAGCCAAGCTGGGTGATAAAACCATGCTGGATGCCATGATTCCTGCCATTAATGCCTTTGAATCGTCTCTCAAGGCCGATAAATCCTTTGCTGACTGTCTTACAGATATGACTGCCGCCGCCAAAACCGGGATGGAGTCCACCAAGGATATGGTGGCTAAAATCGGAAGATCCGCCAGGCTTGGTGAACGCTCCCGGGGGGTTCTGGATGCCGGTGCTGTCTCCTGTTCTCTTATCATTGAGGACATGGCAAAAAGCATTCAGTCACTCATGCAGTAG